The following proteins are encoded in a genomic region of Dasypus novemcinctus isolate mDasNov1 chromosome 21, mDasNov1.1.hap2, whole genome shotgun sequence:
- the HEXIM2 gene encoding LOW QUALITY PROTEIN: protein HEXIM2 (The sequence of the model RefSeq protein was modified relative to this genomic sequence to represent the inferred CDS: deleted 1 base in 1 codon; substituted 1 base at 1 genomic stop codon), translating into MALVYGAEEDGGSTRSPPSEAPVDGHGVTSXRHLLKDLEQKKVATPNQTNCSTESPAALEEAKGSGAPGSPATPPEPHDPGISLPLTPRMENHSEDEDPARAGGGLGWNGRRSRPQSPGGCSTKAVLGRKKHRRLPSKRKRHWRPYLELSWAEKQQRDERQSQRASRVREEMFAKGQPVAPYNTTQFLMNDRDPEEPDLDVPHGVSHPGSSGESEAGDNDGPGRAHGEFLQRDFFEAYERYHTESLQGRSKQELVQDYLDLEKRLSQAEEETRRLQQLQGGTRQQSCRQVEELAAEIERLRTENQRLRQENEMWIREGGSRSMDPGT; encoded by the exons ATGGCCTTGGTGTACGGGGCTGAGGAGGACGGTGGTAGCACCCGCTCGCCGCCCTCTGAAGCTCCAGTTGACGGCCATG GAGTCACTAGTTAAAGGCATCTGCTCAAAGATTTGGAACAGAAG AAGGTGGCCACTCCAAACCAGACCAACTGTAGTACAGAGTCACCAGCAGCCCTGGAGGAGGCCAAG GGTTCTGGGGCTCCTGGAAGCCCGGCAACACCCCCTGAACCTCATGACCCTGGCATTTCCCTGCCCCTGACACCCAGAATGGAGAACCATTCAGAGGATGAGGATCCCGCCAGGGCTGGTGGAGGCCTGGGCTGGAATGGAAGACGTTCCCGGCCCCAGAGCCCAGGAGGCTGCTCAACTAAGGCTGTGCTGGGCCGCAAGAAGCACCGCCGGCTGCCATCAAAGCGCAAACGGCACTGGCGGCCCTACCTGGAGCTGAGCTGGGCTGAGAAGCAACAGCGGGATGAGAGGCAGAGCCAGAGGGCCTCCCGGGTACGTGAGGAGATGTTTGCCAAAGGCCAGCCTGTGGCACCCTACAACACCACCCAGTTCCTGATGAACGACCGAGACCCAGAGGAGCCTGACCTGGATGTGCCCCACGGGGTCTCCCACCCAGGCTCCAGCGGGGAGAGTGAGGCAGGGGACAATGATGGGCCAGGCCGAGCTCATGGGGAGTTCCTGCAGAGGGATTTCTTTGAGGCCTATGAGCGCTACCACACGGAGAGCCTGCAGGGCCGCAGCAAGCAGGAGCTGGTGCAAGACTACCTAGATTTGGAGAAGCGGCTGTCGCAGGCTGAGGAGGAGACAAGGAGGCTGCAGCAGCTGCAAGGGGGCACCAGGCAGCAGTCCTGTCGCCAGGTAGAGGAACTGGCTGCTGAGATAGAGAGGCTCCGGACGGAGAACCAGCGGCTCCGGCAGGAGAACGAGATGTGGATCCGAGAGGGTGGCAGCCGCAGTATGGACCCTGGCACCTAG